A part of Populus alba chromosome 8, ASM523922v2, whole genome shotgun sequence genomic DNA contains:
- the LOC118057126 gene encoding CASP-like protein 5B3 gives MRDFAGTPGTLTGLALRLSQCVFAAGSITAMTTTTSFFDFTAFCYLIASMGLQVIWSFGLALLDAYALVKKKALHNTVLLSLFVVGDWVTAILSLAAASASAGITVLYFHDLGSCGFVGECQKYQMSVALAFFSWITIAVSSLIMLWLLAAG, from the exons atgaggGATTTTGCTGGGACTCCGGGGACTTTGACTGGGCTTGCTTTGAGGCTTTCGCAGTGTGTTTTTGCAGCTGGCTCCATTACTGCCATGACCACCACTACAAGCTTCTTCGATTTCACTGCTTTCTG CTACCTCATCGCTTCAATGGGTTTGCAAGTCATCTGGAGCTTTGGACTAGCACTATTGGATGCATATGCTTTGGTGAAAAAGAAGGCCCTCCACAACACTGTCTTGCTCAGCCTTTTTGTCGTTGGAGACTGG GTGACTGCAATATTGTCTCTTGCGGCCGCTTCAGCTTCGGCAGGCATCACAGTGCTCTACTTCCATGACTTGGGGAGTTGTGGTTTTGTGGGGGAGTGCCAAAAATACCAAATGTCAGTTGCATTAGCATTTTTTAGCTGGATAACTATTGCAGTATCATCTCTAATTATGCTTTGGCTATTGGCTGCAGGTTAG
- the LOC140955871 gene encoding 1-aminocyclopropane-1-carboxylate oxidase homolog 1-like — protein sequence MAAYQIQAENDSDYDRQREFKAFDDTKAGVKGLVDAGVTKIPRMFIHEQCVKLDDAPAFHEPYFSIPVIDFEGWNDDETRRRNVIQRLGSACKKWGFFQMVNHGIPRSMLEEIIDGIHRFHHQDVEVKKELYSRDYTRKVLYNSNFDLYQVPAASWRDTLTCVMAPSPPNPEELPPVCRYVERRAAIQIPDE from the coding sequence ATGGCGGCATACCAAATTCAAGCAGAAAATGATTCTGATTATGACAGGCAACGCGAGTTCAAGGCTTTTGATGACACAAAAGCCGGCGTAAAGGGGCTTGTGGATGCTGGAGTGACAAAGATTCCCCGAATGTTCATCCACGAGCAATGCGTCAAGCTTGACGATGCCCCTGCTTTTCATGAACCCTACTTCAGCATTCCAGTCATCGACTTTGAAGGCTGGAATGACGACGAAACTCGACGACGCAACGTAATTCAGAGACTTGGAAGTGCTTGCAAGAAGTGGGGTTTCTTTCAGATGGTTAATCATGGAATTCCAAGGAGCATGCTAGAGGAGATAATTGATGGGATACATAGATTTCACCATCAGGATGTTGAAGTAAAGAAGGAGTTATATTCTCGCGATTACACCCGGAAAGTGCTATACAATTCCAATTTTGATCTGTACCAAGTACCTGCAGCTAGTTGGAGAGATACTTTGACATGTGTAATGGCACCCAGCCCTCCAAATCCTGAAGAATTGCCTCCAGTATGCAGGTATGTGGAAAGGAGAGCCGCTATACAAATTCCTGACGAGTGA